The Microbispora sp. ZYX-F-249 genome window below encodes:
- a CDS encoding type II toxin-antitoxin system TacA family antitoxin, producing MGGKEERVNLRVDAETKRLLENASEAAGDTVSSFVLGAATAAARELLADRTVFHLDEEQWQAFDAALSREPRDVPGLAELMRTSTVLDEGP from the coding sequence ATGGGTGGCAAGGAGGAGCGCGTCAACCTGCGCGTGGACGCGGAAACCAAGCGGCTGCTGGAGAATGCGAGCGAGGCGGCCGGGGACACCGTCTCCTCGTTCGTCCTTGGTGCGGCGACTGCAGCGGCCCGCGAGCTGCTGGCGGATCGAACGGTGTTCCACCTCGACGAAGAGCAGTGGCAGGCCTTCGACGCGGCCCTGTCCCGGGAGCCTCGGGACGTGCCGGGGCTCGCCGAACTTATGAGAACTTCAACGGTTCTGGACGAAGGCCCGTGA
- a CDS encoding MBL fold metallo-hydrolase, with product MPHEPRIVSGVEIVPLCDAVGPMKEPVRKPLPEMFPGATFAPGEEWVLHFHCYLLRAAGRTVLVDTGIGGAHSLATWAPLPGRIGAELAAVGAAPEDVDVVVLTHLHSDHAGGAVVDGAPAFPGARYVLQRSEVEWASAQVRELILDPLRDRLDVVDGDAETLPGVRVLHTPGHTPGHQCVEVGDVVMSGDAVLHPVQLADPAIRYVYDEDADLAVRTREDILARAAVLAPSHFPDPFVYLE from the coding sequence ATGCCGCATGAGCCGAGAATCGTGTCCGGTGTCGAGATCGTCCCGCTCTGCGATGCCGTCGGCCCGATGAAGGAGCCGGTCCGCAAGCCGCTGCCCGAGATGTTTCCCGGCGCCACGTTCGCACCCGGCGAGGAATGGGTGCTGCACTTCCACTGCTACCTGCTGCGCGCGGCCGGCCGTACGGTCCTGGTGGACACCGGGATCGGTGGCGCGCACTCGCTCGCGACCTGGGCGCCGCTGCCCGGACGGATCGGCGCGGAACTGGCCGCCGTCGGGGCCGCTCCGGAGGACGTGGACGTGGTCGTGCTGACGCATCTGCACAGTGACCACGCGGGCGGCGCGGTCGTGGACGGCGCTCCCGCCTTCCCCGGCGCCCGATATGTGCTGCAGCGATCGGAGGTCGAGTGGGCCTCCGCCCAGGTGCGCGAGCTGATCCTCGATCCCCTGCGGGACCGGCTCGACGTCGTCGATGGCGACGCCGAAACCCTGCCCGGCGTCAGGGTGCTGCACACGCCCGGCCACACGCCGGGCCACCAGTGCGTCGAGGTGGGGGATGTGGTCATGAGCGGCGACGCCGTGCTCCACCCCGTCCAGCTCGCCGATCCCGCGATCCGCTACGTGTACGACGAGGACGCCGACCTCGCCGTACGGACGCGTGAGGACATCCTCGCCCGGGCCGCCGTCCTCGCCCCTTCCCACTTCCCCGACCCCTTCGTGTACCTGGAGTAA
- a CDS encoding ABC transporter ATP-binding protein → MLRVDNTQAVDLIGVTKHYAHGVTALDDVTIGFGAGTFTAVMGPSGSGKSTLLQCAAGLDRPSAGRVVVDGRDLAALGDRKLTLLRRDRIGFVFQSFNLLPSLTAEQNVGLPLRLAGRRPDRELVGQSLAAVGLAERAGHRPAELSGGQQQRVAIARALVTRPAVLFADEPTGALDANTSRDVLRLLRTLVDRQAQTIVMVTHDAVAASYADRVVFLADGRVYGELHEPTAELVATRMLQLEASC, encoded by the coding sequence GTGCTCAGGGTGGACAACACCCAAGCGGTCGATCTCATCGGGGTCACCAAACACTACGCACACGGCGTCACGGCGCTGGACGACGTCACGATCGGGTTCGGCGCCGGAACGTTCACGGCCGTGATGGGGCCCTCGGGGTCGGGCAAGTCGACGCTGCTGCAGTGCGCGGCCGGGCTGGACCGGCCCAGCGCCGGCCGGGTGGTCGTGGACGGCCGTGACCTGGCCGCGCTCGGCGACAGGAAGCTGACGCTGCTGCGCAGGGACCGGATCGGCTTCGTGTTCCAGTCGTTCAACCTGCTGCCCTCGCTCACCGCGGAGCAGAACGTCGGCCTGCCGCTGCGGCTGGCCGGGCGGCGCCCCGACCGGGAGCTGGTGGGGCAGAGCCTGGCCGCCGTGGGCCTGGCCGAGCGCGCCGGGCACCGGCCCGCCGAACTGTCGGGCGGGCAGCAGCAGCGGGTGGCCATCGCACGGGCGCTGGTCACCCGGCCCGCCGTGCTCTTCGCCGACGAGCCGACCGGCGCCCTCGACGCCAACACCAGCCGCGACGTGCTGCGCCTGCTGCGCACGCTGGTGGACCGGCAGGCCCAGACCATCGTCATGGTCACCCACGACGCCGTGGCGGCCTCGTACGCCGACCGGGTCGTGTTCCTGGCCGACGGCCGTGTGTACGGCGAGCTGCACGAGCCCACCGCCGAGCTGGTCGCCACCCGGATGCTGCAGCTGGAGGCGTCGTGCTGA
- a CDS encoding DUF421 domain-containing protein has protein sequence MDWQSIFAPSIPLLEGFVRGTVTFLVLLVLLRLVGQREAGGLGITDVLLVVLVADAASAGLHGKAESISDGFVVVVTILFWSVAVDAVAYRFPRLAALLKARPRALIENGRLNRRVMLREFMTYEEVLSQLRLHGIEDIAVVDRAYIEPNGLISVIRVDRGENEPAEPPVM, from the coding sequence GTGGACTGGCAGTCGATCTTCGCTCCGAGCATTCCGCTGCTGGAGGGGTTCGTCCGCGGCACGGTGACCTTCCTCGTGCTGCTCGTTCTCCTGCGCCTGGTCGGTCAGCGCGAGGCGGGCGGCCTGGGCATCACGGACGTGTTGCTGGTCGTCCTGGTCGCCGACGCCGCGTCGGCCGGTCTGCACGGCAAGGCCGAGTCGATCTCCGACGGTTTCGTGGTGGTCGTCACGATCCTGTTCTGGAGCGTGGCGGTCGACGCCGTCGCGTACCGGTTTCCGCGGCTGGCGGCGCTGCTGAAGGCCCGGCCCAGGGCGCTGATCGAGAACGGCAGGCTGAACCGCAGGGTGATGCTGCGGGAGTTCATGACCTACGAGGAGGTGCTGTCGCAGCTGCGGTTGCACGGCATCGAGGACATCGCGGTGGTCGACCGCGCGTACATCGAGCCGAACGGCCTGATCAGCGTCATCCGCGTGGACCGGGGGGAGAACGAGCCGGCCGAGCCGCCGGTCATGTAG
- a CDS encoding FtsX-like permease family protein: MLRIAWSTLRTRWISFAGTFAALALGAALIAALGQVLASGITSPPRGPQRYAAAPVVVVPDGTLTVDTWRGGSSAPLAEPRGLADDLVARFPGAVVDRVFPARLSDGPPAMGRPWAAARTAPQPLVAGRAPSGDGEIAISAGTWPGRRGSAAARAPAGTRVPVVTATGIRTYRVVGVTEAGPQPTVFFADAHAARLSPRVDALALWRPAAEVTKAVAGAARVLSGQDRALADPFREADERARNNANTIAGIAAGFAAFIAIFVVSSTFAFAVGQRRREFALLRTIGATARQVRRMMYGEAALVAVAASAVGAFLGPLATGPILDRLTALGMAPEWLVPSESSVPAWVAFGTGVVVALAGVAAAARRAGRVRPAEALREAAVEPRAMTWGRWIAGLGLLGTALVSMAVTTIGDPGSATNNKTFMPIVMLLIAALGLLAPVFVRPVTRLLVAPLERLRGAGGVAVAGGTAASAGRTAATAAPVLVTVALAASLLGGAAMTDAAKAAVQSRPVRAGYLVLPDGDTGLDRQLVQRLRAVPGVDVATETETSVYTLEGDTQLIRRPARAVEPATLSTALSVPLVAGSAAGLRDDTIVVSRTWELSLGQRVRMWRADGSPVTLTVTGVLGDDSPADAYVTPAHAFSALPSVAYVTQRPGASASAVRVALEDAVRGHNARAMSRAEWARESGDRQASASRLGLLAVLGIMLCYTVIALVNTLLMAASDRAAERGGLRLLGATRAQVLRYVVAEALAVVAVGVVLGFAATALGLLGLGAALLRLAGPFAFDVPWQPVVAVIAVCFLLGAVAAVVPAIRIRGAVIPRS; this comes from the coding sequence GTGCTGAGGATCGCCTGGTCCACGCTGCGTACGCGCTGGATCTCCTTCGCGGGCACGTTCGCCGCGCTGGCGCTGGGCGCCGCGCTGATCGCCGCGCTCGGCCAGGTGCTGGCCTCCGGGATCACCTCACCGCCGCGGGGGCCGCAGCGGTACGCCGCCGCGCCCGTCGTGGTCGTGCCCGACGGGACGCTCACCGTGGACACCTGGCGGGGCGGCAGCAGCGCGCCCCTGGCCGAGCCGCGCGGCCTCGCGGACGACCTGGTCGCCCGTTTTCCCGGCGCGGTGGTGGACCGGGTCTTCCCCGCGCGGCTCTCGGACGGGCCGCCGGCGATGGGCAGGCCCTGGGCGGCCGCCCGTACGGCCCCGCAGCCGCTCGTCGCGGGCCGAGCGCCCTCGGGGGACGGCGAGATCGCGATCAGCGCGGGGACGTGGCCCGGGCGGCGGGGGTCCGCCGCGGCGCGGGCGCCGGCCGGGACGCGGGTGCCCGTGGTCACCGCGACCGGGATCAGGACCTACCGGGTCGTGGGCGTCACGGAGGCGGGGCCGCAACCCACGGTCTTCTTCGCCGACGCGCACGCCGCCAGGCTGTCGCCGCGCGTGGACGCGCTCGCGCTGTGGCGGCCCGCCGCCGAGGTGACGAAGGCGGTCGCGGGGGCGGCGCGGGTGCTGAGCGGGCAGGACCGGGCGCTGGCCGATCCGTTCCGCGAGGCCGACGAGCGGGCGCGCAACAACGCCAACACGATCGCCGGCATCGCCGCCGGGTTCGCCGCCTTCATCGCGATCTTCGTGGTCTCGTCCACGTTCGCGTTCGCGGTGGGGCAGCGGCGGCGCGAGTTCGCCCTGCTGCGGACCATCGGCGCGACCGCGCGCCAGGTCAGGCGGATGATGTACGGCGAGGCCGCCCTCGTCGCGGTGGCCGCCTCCGCGGTGGGCGCGTTCCTCGGCCCGCTGGCCACCGGGCCGATCCTCGACCGGCTGACCGCGCTCGGGATGGCGCCGGAGTGGCTGGTGCCGTCCGAGTCGTCCGTACCGGCCTGGGTGGCCTTCGGCACCGGCGTGGTGGTCGCCCTGGCCGGCGTGGCCGCGGCCGCGCGGCGGGCCGGGCGGGTGCGGCCCGCCGAGGCGCTGCGCGAGGCGGCGGTGGAACCCCGCGCGATGACGTGGGGCCGGTGGATCGCCGGGCTCGGCCTGCTGGGCACGGCGCTGGTCAGCATGGCGGTGACCACGATCGGCGACCCGGGGTCGGCCACGAACAACAAGACCTTCATGCCGATCGTCATGCTGCTCATCGCCGCGCTGGGCCTGCTCGCGCCGGTCTTCGTGCGGCCCGTCACCCGCCTGCTCGTGGCGCCGCTGGAGCGGCTGCGCGGCGCCGGCGGCGTCGCGGTCGCGGGCGGGACGGCGGCCTCGGCCGGGCGGACCGCCGCCACCGCCGCGCCCGTCCTGGTCACCGTGGCGCTGGCGGCCTCCCTGCTGGGCGGGGCCGCGATGACCGACGCCGCCAAGGCCGCGGTGCAGTCCCGGCCGGTACGCGCCGGCTACCTGGTGCTCCCCGACGGCGACACCGGACTGGACCGGCAGCTCGTCCAGCGGCTGCGGGCCGTCCCCGGCGTGGACGTCGCCACCGAGACCGAGACCAGCGTGTACACCCTCGAGGGCGACACCCAGCTCATCCGCAGGCCGGCCCGGGCCGTCGAGCCCGCCACGCTCTCCACGGCGTTGTCGGTTCCGCTGGTCGCCGGGTCGGCGGCCGGGCTGCGCGACGACACGATCGTCGTCTCCCGGACCTGGGAGCTGAGCCTGGGGCAACGCGTGCGCATGTGGCGCGCCGACGGCAGCCCGGTCACGCTGACGGTGACCGGTGTGCTCGGGGACGACTCACCCGCCGACGCCTACGTCACGCCCGCCCACGCCTTCTCCGCCCTGCCCTCCGTCGCGTACGTGACGCAACGTCCCGGCGCCTCGGCTTCGGCCGTACGGGTCGCGCTGGAGGACGCCGTACGCGGCCACAACGCCCGCGCGATGAGCCGGGCGGAGTGGGCGCGGGAGTCCGGCGACCGGCAGGCCTCGGCCAGCCGGCTCGGCCTGCTGGCCGTGCTGGGGATCATGCTCTGCTACACCGTGATCGCGCTGGTCAACACGCTGCTGATGGCGGCCTCCGACCGGGCGGCGGAGCGCGGCGGCCTGCGGTTGCTGGGCGCGACGCGGGCGCAGGTGCTGCGGTACGTCGTGGCGGAGGCGCTGGCGGTGGTGGCCGTCGGAGTGGTGCTGGGGTTCGCGGCCACGGCGCTCGGCCTGCTGGGGCTGGGGGCGGCACTGCTGCGCCTGGCCGGCCCGTTCGCCTTCGACGTGCCCTGGCAACCGGTGGTCGCGGTGATCGCGGTCTGCTTCCTGCTCGGGGCGGTCGCGGCGGTCGTTCCCGCGATCCGCATCAGGGGTGCCGTGATACCGCGGTCGTGA
- a CDS encoding putative RNA methyltransferase has translation MLADVIDHLVCPACGTAIHLADGSVRCARGHSYDVARQGYVNMLTRPAGTADTPAMVAARARFLEAGHYAPLAGRLARLCEGAAVVADAGAGTGYYLAAALGDAAAGIALDVSKHALKRAARAHPRIGAVVADVWRPIPVADHRVDVLLNVFAPRNAEEFARVLRPGGSLVVVTPGPGHLSPLVERLGLLNVDEDKDRRLEDTLGGRFIRIGEETEEIALSLRHDEVEAVVGMGPSAWHTRPEELTAKIGALPDPVPVTASFHITRWAVSP, from the coding sequence GTGCTCGCCGACGTCATCGACCACCTCGTCTGCCCGGCCTGCGGGACGGCGATCCATCTTGCCGACGGGTCGGTCAGGTGCGCGCGCGGCCACTCCTACGACGTGGCGCGGCAGGGATACGTGAACATGCTCACCCGCCCGGCCGGCACGGCCGACACACCCGCCATGGTGGCCGCGCGGGCGCGTTTCCTGGAGGCGGGCCATTACGCCCCGCTGGCCGGCCGCCTCGCCCGGCTCTGCGAGGGCGCCGCCGTGGTCGCCGACGCCGGCGCGGGCACCGGCTACTACCTGGCCGCGGCGCTCGGCGACGCCGCGGCCGGCATCGCGCTCGACGTGTCCAAGCACGCGCTGAAGCGGGCCGCCCGTGCGCATCCCCGCATCGGCGCCGTCGTGGCGGACGTGTGGCGGCCGATCCCCGTCGCCGACCACCGCGTGGACGTGCTGCTCAACGTCTTCGCGCCGCGCAACGCGGAGGAGTTCGCCCGGGTGCTGCGGCCGGGCGGTTCCCTCGTCGTCGTCACGCCCGGTCCCGGCCACCTGAGCCCGCTCGTCGAGCGGCTCGGCCTGCTGAACGTGGACGAGGACAAGGACCGCCGTCTGGAGGACACCCTGGGCGGCCGGTTCATCCGTATCGGGGAGGAGACCGAGGAGATCGCGCTCTCGCTGCGCCACGACGAGGTCGAGGCGGTGGTCGGCATGGGCCCGAGCGCCTGGCACACCCGCCCGGAGGAACTGACCGCGAAGATCGGCGCGCTGCCCGACCCGGTGCCGGTGACCGCGTCCTTCCACATCACCCGCTGGGCCGTTTCCCCGTGA